A single genomic interval of Zunongwangia sp. HGR-M22 harbors:
- a CDS encoding o-succinylbenzoate synthase, whose translation MQATYKKHILEFKRPSGTSRGVLTVKETWFIKIENGDNIGYGECGILRGLSIDDRPDYEEKLKWACKNIDLGKDELWEQLTEFPSIQFGIEMAFQSLENKDEFELFPSKFTNGKDAIAINGLIWMGEKDFMKSQIEDKLKSGFNCIKMKIGAIDFETELELLKYIRSQYSAEEIELRVDANGAFDPTNALDKLKHLSELELHSIEQPIKQGNWEEMAKLCEDTPLPIALDEELIGVFDVTKKEKLLQTIQPQYLIFKPSLIGGFKGTQQWIDLAEKRDIGWWNTSALESNIGLNAISQFTYEQKVRMPQGLGTGSLYTNNIESPLEVKEGEIRYNPEKNWDFKF comes from the coding sequence ATGCAAGCAACATATAAAAAACATATTTTAGAATTTAAACGCCCCAGTGGAACTTCCCGGGGCGTTCTTACTGTTAAAGAAACCTGGTTTATCAAAATTGAAAATGGAGATAATATTGGGTATGGTGAATGCGGAATATTACGTGGTTTAAGTATAGATGACCGTCCCGATTATGAAGAAAAACTAAAATGGGCCTGTAAAAACATCGATTTAGGAAAAGATGAATTATGGGAACAATTAACCGAATTTCCAAGTATTCAATTTGGGATAGAAATGGCATTCCAATCTCTAGAAAATAAAGATGAATTCGAGCTATTTCCTTCCAAATTTACAAATGGCAAAGATGCGATTGCCATAAACGGACTTATCTGGATGGGAGAAAAAGACTTCATGAAATCTCAAATTGAAGATAAATTGAAGTCGGGTTTCAATTGTATAAAAATGAAAATTGGAGCTATCGATTTTGAAACTGAGTTAGAATTACTGAAGTATATTCGCTCGCAGTATTCCGCAGAAGAAATAGAACTACGTGTGGATGCAAACGGCGCTTTTGATCCTACAAATGCTTTAGATAAACTGAAGCATTTAAGCGAATTAGAGCTTCACAGTATTGAGCAGCCGATAAAGCAAGGAAATTGGGAAGAAATGGCGAAGCTTTGTGAAGATACGCCATTACCAATTGCTTTAGACGAAGAACTAATAGGTGTTTTCGACGTAACAAAAAAGGAGAAACTGCTACAAACCATACAACCACAATATTTGATATTTAAGCCGAGTTTGATAGGTGGTTTTAAAGGGACTCAGCAATGGATTGATCTGGCTGAAAAGAGAGATATTGGCTGGTGGAATACAAGTGCTTTAGAAAGTAATATTGGGCTAAATGCGATTTCACAGTTTACCTACGAACAGAAGGTAAGAATGCCACAAGGCTTAGGAACAGGAAGTTTATACACCAACAATATAGAAAGTCCATTGGAGGTAAAAGAAGGCGAAATAAGATATAATCCAGAAAAAAATTGGGATTTTAAATTTTAA
- a CDS encoding CPBP family intramembrane glutamic endopeptidase translates to MYIEQAFKGKSSGARYIIGALAIFFGWSCLQIIPFFIALSIKYGYNEKMMAIFLDQNSLMSSFNSNTTFFLMLLGFALSLLFLFLIYKRIHKNSITNLTTSRKKIDWSRIWFSFSTIAILNIVLILVDYFFVSPDDYVFNFNLVPFLILTLIAIVFVPLQTSFEEYFFRGYLMQGIGIKTKYRWIPLVITSFIFGAMHYANPEVAQMGDLVMVSYFGTALMLGIMTLMDEGLELSLGFHAANNLVASLLVTADWTAFNTESILKDISNPTADWEVWIGALVINPIILFIYAKRYKWNNWGNRLFGKVQQPIVSHTSEISDIEDLSKMEKDY, encoded by the coding sequence ATGTATATAGAGCAGGCCTTTAAAGGCAAAAGCAGCGGCGCAAGATATATAATTGGTGCATTAGCAATATTTTTTGGTTGGAGTTGTTTGCAAATAATTCCGTTTTTTATTGCCCTATCTATCAAATATGGATATAACGAAAAGATGATGGCTATTTTTCTAGATCAGAATAGTTTGATGTCGTCTTTCAATAGTAATACTACTTTTTTCTTAATGCTCCTCGGGTTTGCATTATCTCTATTATTTCTTTTTTTAATATATAAAAGAATTCATAAAAATAGCATTACGAACTTAACTACAAGCAGAAAAAAAATTGATTGGAGTCGAATTTGGTTTTCATTTTCAACAATAGCGATTTTAAATATAGTATTGATTCTGGTAGATTATTTCTTTGTAAGTCCGGATGATTACGTCTTTAATTTCAATTTGGTTCCTTTTCTGATCTTAACGCTTATTGCAATTGTGTTTGTACCTCTGCAAACTAGTTTTGAGGAATATTTCTTTAGAGGCTATTTGATGCAGGGAATTGGTATAAAAACAAAATATCGTTGGATTCCATTAGTGATTACTTCGTTTATTTTTGGAGCAATGCATTATGCAAATCCAGAGGTAGCGCAGATGGGGGATTTGGTGATGGTTTCTTATTTTGGTACTGCCTTGATGCTAGGAATAATGACATTGATGGACGAGGGCCTAGAACTTTCTTTAGGTTTTCATGCAGCCAATAATTTGGTAGCTTCGCTTTTAGTCACGGCAGATTGGACTGCTTTTAATACTGAATCTATTTTAAAGGATATATCTAATCCCACCGCAGATTGGGAAGTGTGGATTGGTGCATTAGTTATAAACCCTATTATTTTATTTATTTATGCAAAAAGATACAAATGGAATAATTGGGGGAATCGTCTATTTGGTAAGGTACAGCAGCCTATCGTTTCACATACTTCTGAAATAAGTGATATTGAAGATTTGTCAAAAATGGAAAAAGATTACTAA
- a CDS encoding type I restriction enzyme HsdR N-terminal domain-containing protein: MIDLNFPKYNFRFKNSQNKIAVFDELRKKFIILTPEEWVRQNCVQFLMKEKEFPKSLINVEKQLKLGKLTKRYDAVVYNSDGSIHLIVECKAPHIKITQNVFDQIAQYNMTLDADYLMVTNGLSHYYCKMDYEAGQYQFLPEIPAYKQA; this comes from the coding sequence ATGATCGACCTCAATTTTCCAAAATATAATTTCAGGTTCAAAAATAGTCAAAATAAAATAGCTGTTTTTGACGAACTGCGGAAAAAATTTATAATTCTAACCCCAGAAGAATGGGTGCGCCAAAACTGCGTGCAATTTTTAATGAAGGAAAAAGAATTTCCTAAAAGTTTGATTAATGTAGAGAAGCAACTGAAGCTAGGTAAGTTAACCAAACGTTATGATGCCGTAGTTTACAATAGTGATGGAAGTATTCATCTAATTGTAGAGTGTAAAGCACCGCATATTAAAATCACACAAAATGTTTTCGATCAAATTGCACAATATAACATGACCTTAGATGCAGATTATTTAATGGTTACCAATGGATTGTCACATTACTATTGCAAAATGGATTACGAAGCAGGACAATATCAGTTTTTACCAGAAATCCCGGCATATAAACAAGCTTAA
- the holA gene encoding DNA polymerase III subunit delta, protein MDDAKQIVTDIKNGKIAPIYLLMGDEPYFVDKVADYIEDNLLREDEKGFNQIIMYGRDTNPDEIVGNAKRYPMMAERQVVIVKEAQDLSRTIDKLSDYAENPQPTTVLVLCYKHKTLDKRKKVYKTIKKSGVILDSKKLYENQVSDWIVKNLKSRGLGISPKASQMLVEFLGTDLGKIDNELQKLQLVCEKGTEVTPELIEQNIGISKDFNNFELRKAVGLKDEIKAHRIINYFSQNPKDNPLVVTISLLFSYFSQILQYHGLPDKSKMNVAKQLKVNPYFVNDYTVAAKNYPMKKVSYAISVLQEADVKSKGVGAVNLSSGDLLKEVLVKIMR, encoded by the coding sequence ATGGACGACGCAAAACAGATTGTTACCGATATTAAAAATGGAAAGATTGCTCCCATTTATCTTTTGATGGGGGATGAGCCTTATTTTGTTGATAAGGTTGCCGATTATATTGAAGATAACTTGCTGCGGGAAGATGAAAAAGGATTCAACCAAATTATCATGTACGGTAGGGACACTAATCCCGATGAAATTGTAGGGAATGCCAAGCGTTATCCTATGATGGCAGAACGCCAGGTAGTGATCGTAAAAGAAGCTCAAGATTTATCACGAACGATTGATAAATTGAGCGATTATGCTGAAAACCCACAACCTACCACGGTTTTAGTGTTATGTTATAAACACAAAACGCTAGATAAGCGAAAAAAGGTCTATAAAACCATCAAAAAAAGCGGCGTAATACTGGATAGTAAAAAGCTTTACGAAAATCAGGTTTCAGATTGGATCGTAAAGAATTTAAAATCTAGAGGCTTGGGAATTTCACCTAAAGCTTCGCAAATGCTGGTAGAATTTTTAGGTACAGATTTGGGTAAAATCGATAACGAGTTACAAAAATTACAATTGGTTTGCGAAAAAGGCACCGAGGTAACTCCAGAGCTTATCGAGCAGAATATAGGTATTAGTAAAGATTTTAATAATTTTGAGTTGCGTAAAGCTGTTGGTCTTAAAGACGAAATTAAAGCCCATCGCATCATAAATTACTTTTCTCAAAATCCTAAGGACAATCCTCTAGTAGTAACAATTTCACTATTGTTCTCTTATTTCTCCCAAATTTTGCAATATCATGGATTGCCAGATAAATCTAAAATGAATGTGGCAAAGCAACTAAAAGTGAATCCCTATTTTGTAAATGATTATACCGTGGCAGCAAAAAATTATCCTATGAAAAAAGTGAGCTACGCCATAAGTGTTTTGCAAGAGGCAGATGTAAAGAGTAAAGGTGTGGGAGCAGTAAACTTATCCTCGGGAGATCTTTTAAAAGAAGTTTTAGTAAAAATAATGCGCTAA
- a CDS encoding metal-dependent hydrolase, whose amino-acid sequence MELTFYGQNCLGLTIGNINVIVDPFISGNENAKGKVEIDAIKADFILVTHAHQDHVLDVETVAKNNPDAVIVSNAEIASYYEDKGYNVHPMNHGGSWNFDFGKVKYVQAWHSSTFPDGASGGLPGGFVIQTGEKNLYIAGDTALSMDMKLIPLFTKLDLAVLPIGDNFTMGIDEAIVASDFIECDRILGCHYDTFGYIEIDHAESKKKFADKGKELLLMEIGEKMSV is encoded by the coding sequence ATGGAACTTACTTTTTACGGTCAAAATTGTCTTGGCCTTACTATAGGAAATATTAATGTGATTGTCGATCCTTTTATATCGGGTAACGAAAATGCAAAGGGGAAAGTAGAAATAGATGCAATTAAAGCAGATTTTATTCTAGTTACTCACGCCCACCAAGATCATGTACTTGATGTTGAAACTGTTGCTAAGAATAATCCAGATGCTGTAATTGTAAGTAATGCTGAAATCGCTTCTTATTACGAAGATAAAGGATACAATGTGCATCCAATGAATCATGGCGGTAGTTGGAATTTTGACTTCGGAAAAGTAAAATACGTACAGGCTTGGCATAGCAGTACTTTTCCTGATGGAGCATCAGGTGGTTTACCAGGAGGTTTTGTAATTCAGACGGGAGAAAAAAATCTTTATATCGCGGGAGATACGGCATTAAGTATGGATATGAAATTGATTCCGCTTTTTACAAAACTAGATTTAGCAGTGCTGCCAATTGGTGACAATTTTACTATGGGAATTGATGAGGCTATAGTGGCAAGTGATTTTATAGAATGTGATCGCATTTTAGGATGCCATTACGATACTTTTGGGTATATTGAAATAGATCATGCTGAATCTAAAAAGAAATTTGCCGATAAAGGAAAGGAACTTCTTCTAATGGAAATTGGAGAAAAGATGAGTGTATAA
- a CDS encoding AMP-binding protein yields the protein MADYYKVPETHPNFKLNKQHYSNAELRQLAFHFIKEGEAFEEEVGNFILEWLKPHNFLEVKTSGSTGKPKIIQLKKEYMANSAMATAKYFDLPEDTKALLCLPATYIAGKMMIIRAIVCGWQLDLVPPSSTPLDQVFKIYDFCAMIPFQLDNSVGRLHLVRKLIVGGGAMSLRLQKMVKEVNTKVYETYGMTETITHIAARRINPTKKKKQARPFKVLPNINISKDERDCLVIKAPKLSDEVIITNDVVEIVTYKKFNWKGRIDNVINSGGVKLHPEEIEKKLGKIIDSRFFITSLPDDSLGNKLVLFIEAAFSEEHLTEMKDKIDNLKSLERFEHPKKIYFVEKFEETSSGKIHRENTLKSRVS from the coding sequence ATGGCAGACTATTATAAGGTTCCCGAGACACATCCTAATTTTAAGCTGAATAAACAGCACTATAGCAATGCAGAATTGCGCCAGCTTGCATTTCATTTCATAAAAGAAGGAGAAGCTTTTGAAGAAGAAGTAGGAAACTTCATATTAGAATGGTTGAAACCGCACAATTTTCTTGAGGTTAAAACTTCAGGTTCTACAGGAAAGCCAAAAATTATTCAGCTTAAAAAAGAATATATGGCAAATTCGGCGATGGCTACTGCAAAATATTTTGATCTTCCTGAAGATACCAAAGCTTTACTTTGTCTTCCTGCAACTTATATTGCAGGGAAAATGATGATTATTAGAGCTATAGTTTGTGGTTGGCAACTGGATTTGGTACCACCTTCATCCACGCCATTAGATCAGGTTTTTAAAATCTACGATTTCTGTGCAATGATACCGTTCCAATTAGATAACTCTGTTGGGCGATTGCATTTGGTTAGAAAACTAATTGTGGGTGGAGGAGCAATGTCGCTTAGACTTCAAAAGATGGTCAAAGAAGTTAATACTAAGGTTTACGAAACCTACGGAATGACCGAAACCATTACCCATATTGCTGCTCGTAGAATTAATCCTACGAAAAAGAAAAAACAAGCTCGCCCTTTTAAAGTATTGCCTAATATCAATATTAGTAAAGACGAGCGGGATTGTTTGGTAATAAAAGCTCCTAAGCTCTCCGACGAAGTTATTATCACAAATGATGTTGTTGAGATTGTTACTTATAAGAAATTCAATTGGAAAGGTAGGATTGATAACGTAATCAATAGCGGTGGTGTAAAATTACATCCTGAAGAAATAGAGAAAAAACTTGGTAAAATTATAGATTCTCGTTTTTTTATTACCTCTCTCCCAGATGATTCATTAGGAAACAAGTTAGTGCTATTTATTGAAGCTGCATTTTCAGAAGAACACCTCACAGAAATGAAAGATAAAATAGATAATCTAAAATCTTTAGAAAGATTTGAGCATCCTAAAAAGATCTATTTTGTTGAAAAATTTGAAGAAACCAGCAGCGGTAAAATTCATCGTGAAAATACACTTAAAAGCAGGGTGAGTTAA
- the menA gene encoding 1,4-dihydroxy-2-naphthoate octaprenyltransferase gives MKKINSWVNAARLRTLPLSLSGILVGTAIAAQQGYFNLGIFSLALATTLGLQVLSNFANDYGDGVKGTDNDERVGPQRAIQSGLITHAEMKNGIIATSILTFILAVLLIYASFGRENFLYSLIFIGLGVASIVAAIKYTVGNSAYGYRGLGDIFVFIFFGIVGVFGSFFLYANNLEWTVLMPAAAVGLLSAGVLNLNNMRDRIPDEKSGKITLAVKLGQKAAKIYQYFLILGAILLMVIYSALFYEGWDDLIFYVTFIPLVLHLKRVMQNESPALLDPELKTLALCTFAMSILFGLGQIF, from the coding sequence ATGAAAAAAATAAATTCATGGGTAAATGCTGCCCGACTACGAACTTTGCCTTTATCACTCTCGGGTATTTTAGTAGGAACTGCAATTGCTGCCCAGCAGGGATATTTTAATTTAGGTATTTTTTCGTTAGCACTTGCAACAACTTTAGGACTTCAGGTATTATCTAATTTTGCCAATGATTATGGCGACGGAGTAAAAGGTACAGATAACGACGAACGTGTTGGTCCTCAGCGAGCCATACAAAGCGGTTTGATTACACATGCAGAAATGAAAAATGGAATTATCGCAACCTCCATTCTTACATTTATACTTGCTGTTTTATTGATTTATGCTTCTTTTGGAAGAGAGAATTTTTTGTACAGCTTGATTTTTATAGGATTAGGTGTAGCTTCTATAGTCGCTGCGATTAAATATACCGTTGGTAATTCTGCTTACGGATATCGAGGTTTAGGCGATATATTCGTGTTTATTTTCTTCGGAATTGTGGGAGTTTTCGGCTCCTTTTTTCTGTATGCTAATAATTTAGAATGGACCGTGCTAATGCCAGCTGCGGCAGTCGGACTTTTAAGTGCGGGAGTACTTAATCTTAATAATATGCGAGATCGTATTCCAGATGAAAAATCAGGGAAAATAACGCTAGCGGTAAAATTAGGCCAAAAAGCAGCGAAAATATATCAGTATTTTTTAATTCTAGGTGCTATTTTATTGATGGTAATTTATTCAGCATTATTTTATGAGGGCTGGGACGATCTTATTTTTTATGTTACTTTTATTCCACTTGTGCTTCATTTAAAAAGAGTAATGCAAAACGAATCTCCGGCTTTGCTAGATCCTGAATTAAAAACATTGGCATTATGTACTTTCGCTATGTCCATATTATTTGGTTTAGGACAAATATTTTAG